In Nostoc sp. CENA543, a single genomic region encodes these proteins:
- a CDS encoding hydrogenase maturation protease produces the protein MLTIIGCGNLNRSDDAVGVIIAQRLQKYLAENPHPNVQIYDCGTAGMEVMFQARGSKKLVIIDASSTGSEPGAVFLVPGEELATLPEPSYNLHDFRWDHAIAAGKKIFPDDFPQDVIVYLIEAVSLDFGLDLSPVVQNAADLVFEKITQIIRNYDRA, from the coding sequence ATGCTAACAATAATTGGTTGTGGAAATCTCAATCGCAGCGATGATGCTGTAGGCGTAATCATTGCCCAACGCCTACAAAAATACCTAGCTGAAAATCCTCATCCTAACGTACAAATATATGACTGTGGAACAGCCGGGATGGAGGTAATGTTTCAGGCTAGGGGTAGTAAAAAATTAGTAATTATAGATGCTAGTTCCACAGGTTCAGAACCTGGTGCAGTCTTTCTAGTTCCTGGAGAAGAATTAGCAACGTTACCAGAACCTAGTTATAACCTGCATGATTTTCGTTGGGATCATGCTATAGCTGCGGGAAAGAAAATCTTTCCCGATGATTTCCCGCAAGATGTAATTGTTTATTTAATTGAAGCTGTGAGTCTTGATTTTGGACTAGATTTAAGTCCTGTGGTGCAAAATGCTGCTGATTTGGTATTTGAAAAAATCACTCAAATAATTCGTAATTATGATAGGGCATAG
- a CDS encoding NC domain-containing protein gives MVSIYSIPINSTLGIARHYYLSEDGNFNNSVGWGTAGVEWQGKVELTPEELKRIYEYADIFGAYNVHSNNCEMFAWYVKTGKQYSGQTEEIVITKFGAALVSLVQPVHTVRSIKYLEIEKSIISHLQANLDEVRKGKLLQVQATRDEFWQRRDAGLS, from the coding sequence ATGGTTAGTATTTACAGCATCCCGATTAATTCTACACTTGGAATTGCTCGCCACTATTACCTTAGTGAAGATGGTAATTTTAATAATTCTGTAGGTTGGGGTACTGCTGGTGTTGAGTGGCAAGGAAAAGTTGAACTCACTCCAGAAGAACTAAAACGTATTTATGAATATGCTGATATATTTGGTGCTTATAATGTCCACTCTAACAACTGTGAAATGTTTGCTTGGTATGTTAAAACTGGTAAACAATATTCTGGGCAAACAGAGGAAATTGTAATTACAAAATTTGGTGCAGCTTTAGTATCTTTAGTACAGCCTGTTCATACTGTTCGTAGTATTAAGTATCTAGAAATAGAAAAGTCGATTATTTCTCATCTACAAGCTAACTTAGATGAAGTTAGAAAGGGTAAACTTCTGCAAGTTCAGGCTACGCGAGATGAGTTTTGGCAGCGTCGAGATGCTGGTTTATCTTAA